The proteins below come from a single Chryseobacterium bernardetii genomic window:
- a CDS encoding DJ-1/PfpI family protein, translated as MKFIKFSLLTLPLLVCSLNSNAQESAKNKFNFPTDRKINIGVLVYDGVEIVDTGGPIDVFVKANNWNGNYNIYTVSATANKNIIMDGGTVNLVSKYSIYDAPQSDILVIPGTSPEIVKTISSDKKMMNWIVSQNEKTQMTMSVCTGGLILANTGLLDGRSATTHHWSIDELRSHPKIKVQEKTRFVVDGKFLTGAGVTSGMDVALQAIELINGKEIADDIALGMVYDRYNTMEFLPKK; from the coding sequence ATGAAATTCATAAAATTTTCTTTACTGACTCTTCCTCTTTTAGTGTGCTCATTAAATAGTAATGCACAGGAAAGCGCAAAAAACAAGTTCAATTTTCCTACTGATCGCAAGATCAATATCGGAGTTTTAGTTTATGATGGTGTAGAGATTGTCGATACGGGTGGACCTATTGATGTTTTTGTAAAGGCGAATAACTGGAATGGCAACTATAATATTTACACCGTATCGGCAACGGCCAATAAAAATATAATCATGGACGGTGGGACAGTAAATCTAGTTTCTAAATATAGCATATACGATGCTCCACAATCAGATATATTGGTCATTCCTGGAACATCTCCTGAGATTGTCAAAACGATTTCTTCAGATAAAAAAATGATGAATTGGATTGTATCACAGAATGAAAAAACCCAGATGACAATGTCTGTGTGTACTGGTGGCCTTATATTAGCAAATACAGGTCTGCTTGATGGACGCTCAGCAACTACGCATCACTGGTCAATTGATGAACTGAGATCGCACCCTAAAATAAAAGTGCAGGAAAAAACTCGATTTGTAGTGGATGGCAAGTTTTTAACTGGCGCGGGTGTCACTTCTGGTATGGATGTAGCACTTCAAGCTATTGAATTGATAAACGGTAAAGAAATTGCTGACGATATCGCACTCGGAATGGTTTATGATCGTTATAATACTATGGAGTTTTTACCTAAAAAATAA
- a CDS encoding helix-turn-helix domain-containing protein, with translation MDCTLPNYSINFRDEFSLITGEELEQFMKLNSDAHTHNFYILSFLYEGYVSHLSDFENKDLSGPAVLMLDVDQVHTHPDMSNCKIVSIAFSSHFIADQTNQFLQKVSLLFSRPFIQISFEKLQELDNIIKIISTEVDKEDADEELIKALLNVLIVQCYGISVKYPVKDHNVQSIYDSFKALLKQNYHKQHQVKFYADQLNVTTRTLNQSVRKSTLKTPKQLIDAHLLLEAKRLLYWSKVPAKEVAWELGFETDSYFNRFFKKYTGETPKEFHRKQFHGKIE, from the coding sequence ATGGATTGTACATTACCCAACTATAGTATAAATTTCAGGGATGAATTTTCATTGATTACAGGTGAAGAATTGGAGCAATTTATGAAGTTAAATTCAGATGCTCATACCCATAATTTTTATATCTTGAGCTTTTTGTATGAGGGTTATGTGAGTCATCTTTCTGACTTTGAAAATAAAGATCTCTCAGGCCCAGCTGTATTAATGTTAGATGTTGATCAGGTACACACGCATCCTGACATGAGCAATTGCAAAATAGTATCAATCGCATTCTCTAGTCATTTTATTGCCGATCAGACTAATCAATTTCTTCAAAAAGTAAGTCTGTTGTTCTCACGGCCGTTCATTCAAATTTCTTTTGAAAAACTTCAAGAATTGGATAATATCATCAAAATTATTTCGACAGAAGTTGATAAAGAAGATGCCGATGAAGAATTGATTAAAGCCCTATTGAATGTTTTGATCGTCCAATGTTACGGAATTTCGGTAAAGTATCCAGTTAAAGATCACAATGTCCAAAGCATCTACGATAGTTTCAAAGCCCTGCTAAAACAAAATTACCATAAACAACATCAGGTAAAATTCTATGCAGATCAGCTTAATGTTACTACGCGTACATTAAATCAAAGTGTCCGTAAATCAACCCTTAAAACACCTAAGCAACTAATTGATGCGCATTTATTACTAGAGGCAAAAAGACTCCTGTACTGGTCAAAAGTTCCTGCAAAGGAAGTCGCATGGGAGTTGGGATTTGAAACGGATAGTTATTTTAATCGCTTTTTTAAGAAATATACTGGTGAAACTCCGAAGGAATTCCACAGAAAACAGTTTCACGGTAAAATAGAATAA
- a CDS encoding winged helix-turn-helix transcriptional regulator yields MEKNLKINPACDDRCPVRASLTLLSGKWTLMILFQINENTVRYGELKRAVVGISEKMLIQELNMLVEHKLVTKKVYPQIPPKVEYQLTELGLKTLPIVDKLAEFGLENLV; encoded by the coding sequence ATGGAAAAAAACTTAAAAATAAATCCGGCCTGCGATGACAGATGTCCGGTAAGAGCCTCTTTAACTTTGTTAAGCGGTAAATGGACATTAATGATATTGTTCCAAATTAACGAAAATACGGTGCGATATGGCGAGTTGAAAAGAGCGGTTGTAGGCATCAGTGAAAAAATGCTGATACAAGAATTGAATATGCTTGTAGAACATAAGCTCGTCACCAAAAAAGTCTATCCCCAAATTCCTCCTAAAGTGGAATATCAGTTGACAGAATTGGGATTGAAAACTTTACCAATCGTAGATAAGCTGGCTGAGTTCGGGCTGGAAAATTTAGTTTAA
- a CDS encoding MBL fold metallo-hydrolase: MKIQQIRNATLIVEYAGKKILIDPMLSSKGTLPAFIPAKNWTFKKNPLNDLPFPKEEIIKDVDFVFVSHLHPDHWDKEAVRILPKGIKIFVQDHTDKLKIEKSGFSNVEVLGEHSLFGDIRLSRTKAQHGKGYILKIAGCVCGLVLQHPTEKTLYIAADTVWYEGVQEALDKHQPEIIVLNGGDNQFAFGGQVIMNKNDINEVHKAIPNATIVVSHMEGVNHNTLTRKELKEFLSEKRITDKVNVPEDGQSYTF, translated from the coding sequence ATGAAAATTCAACAAATACGAAATGCCACGCTAATTGTCGAATATGCAGGAAAGAAAATCTTAATTGACCCAATGTTATCTAGTAAAGGAACATTGCCTGCGTTTATTCCGGCTAAAAATTGGACTTTCAAAAAGAACCCTTTAAACGATTTACCTTTTCCTAAAGAAGAAATCATCAAAGATGTAGACTTTGTGTTTGTGAGTCACCTGCATCCAGACCATTGGGATAAAGAAGCTGTTCGTATTTTGCCCAAAGGAATTAAAATATTTGTCCAGGATCATACCGATAAATTGAAAATAGAAAAATCAGGTTTTTCTAATGTAGAAGTTCTTGGTGAACATTCTTTATTTGGAGATATAAGGCTGAGCAGAACAAAAGCCCAACACGGGAAGGGCTATATTTTGAAAATTGCAGGATGTGTTTGCGGCCTGGTACTACAGCACCCAACAGAAAAAACCCTGTACATAGCAGCCGATACCGTTTGGTACGAAGGCGTCCAGGAAGCCCTTGATAAACACCAACCAGAAATAATTGTATTAAATGGTGGCGACAACCAATTTGCTTTTGGTGGACAGGTAATTATGAATAAAAATGACATTAACGAAGTCCATAAGGCGATTCCGAATGCCACAATTGTTGTAAGTCACATGGAAGGTGTGAACCACAATACGCTTACACGAAAAGAATTAAAAGAATTTCTTTCTGAAAAAAGAATAACCGATAAAGTGAACGTTCCTGAAGATGGACAATCATACACATTTTAA
- a CDS encoding SDR family oxidoreductase, protein MRILVFGATGSQQFNVIGEAKKKGAEVIAATSSENSFEKLAHAGATPVLANLADADKINEITNGVDAIAFMIPVSLPNPSDGFQYSKNVIDAAKANGVKKIVWNTSGWLETQKIGSPVDDVKLDVLDYLKNSGVDYVIIEPTIYMENMMGPFCAPFITNEKKLAYPTPEAMPIGWIASRDVSAFVVEAIYNENLKADSFKISGLENLKGNDLAAAFSKGTGEEIVYYPQKPKEFGDILKPMVGEAGANSVAAYYEMLQNASEYPSKFNPQMNKILETLPVKMTSLAEWAKENKNYFIK, encoded by the coding sequence ATGAGAATTTTAGTATTTGGAGCTACAGGCTCACAACAATTCAACGTGATAGGCGAAGCAAAGAAAAAAGGTGCAGAAGTAATTGCTGCGACAAGCTCAGAAAATAGTTTTGAAAAGTTGGCACATGCGGGAGCAACGCCGGTTTTGGCAAACTTAGCTGATGCTGATAAAATTAACGAAATTACCAACGGTGTGGATGCAATTGCCTTTATGATACCTGTATCGCTTCCCAATCCTTCTGATGGTTTTCAATATTCCAAAAATGTAATTGACGCAGCAAAAGCAAATGGCGTAAAAAAAATTGTTTGGAATACAAGTGGCTGGTTAGAAACTCAAAAAATAGGTTCTCCGGTAGATGATGTGAAATTGGATGTTCTGGATTATTTAAAAAATAGCGGTGTGGATTATGTAATCATCGAACCAACTATTTATATGGAAAATATGATGGGACCATTTTGTGCCCCTTTCATAACAAATGAGAAAAAATTAGCTTATCCTACGCCAGAGGCAATGCCCATCGGTTGGATAGCTTCCAGAGATGTGAGTGCTTTTGTGGTTGAAGCTATTTATAATGAAAATTTAAAAGCAGATAGTTTTAAGATCAGCGGGTTAGAAAATTTAAAAGGCAATGATTTGGCTGCAGCGTTTTCTAAAGGTACAGGCGAAGAAATCGTTTATTATCCGCAGAAGCCGAAAGAATTTGGCGATATATTAAAACCAATGGTGGGTGAAGCAGGAGCAAACAGCGTTGCAGCTTATTACGAAATGCTTCAAAACGCATCGGAATATCCTTCAAAATTCAATCCTCAAATGAACAAAATACTGGAAACGCTTCCTGTAAAAATGACTTCTTTAGCGGAATGGGCCAAAGAGAATAAAAATTATTTCATTAAATAA
- a CDS encoding nuclear transport factor 2 family protein gives MKAKEVVASYFEALGKGELEKALSSFTPDTKWCQPGDNQFAGLKNNLSEIIQMFQGIMSHTSGNMQVRPNGPMLESGNLIAVPVWFTAKTETKIMDLGGLDLFEVKDGKIIQVWTFSDDQSVDDEFFGK, from the coding sequence ATGAAAGCGAAAGAAGTTGTTGCTTCATACTTTGAGGCATTAGGCAAAGGTGAATTAGAAAAAGCACTTTCATCATTTACTCCGGACACCAAGTGGTGCCAGCCGGGAGACAATCAGTTTGCCGGATTGAAGAATAATCTCAGTGAAATTATCCAAATGTTTCAAGGTATAATGAGCCATACATCTGGAAATATGCAGGTTAGACCTAACGGACCGATGTTGGAAAGTGGAAATCTGATAGCAGTTCCGGTATGGTTTACCGCTAAAACAGAAACTAAAATTATGGATCTGGGCGGTCTTGATCTTTTCGAAGTAAAAGATGGAAAAATCATTCAGGTTTGGACATTCTCAGATGACCAGTCAGTAGATGATGAATTTTTCGGAAAATAA
- a CDS encoding nuclear transport factor 2 family protein produces MTAIEVVTAYSVALSQGDIPTAFSHFSPDAKWHQPGNHQFAGTKTGLDAIGKMLGDMMAATQGSLVIEPTSALMANGNLVSFPTRFSGKIGERTVDMNGVDLFEVVDEKIVQVWLFSEDQSAEDEFWGK; encoded by the coding sequence ATGACAGCAATAGAAGTAGTAACGGCTTATTCAGTAGCCCTTTCGCAAGGAGACATTCCTACCGCCTTTTCACATTTTAGTCCAGACGCCAAATGGCACCAACCGGGAAACCATCAGTTTGCTGGAACCAAAACAGGTCTGGATGCTATTGGCAAAATGCTTGGCGATATGATGGCAGCCACACAAGGTTCATTGGTGATAGAACCTACAAGCGCCTTAATGGCTAACGGGAATTTAGTTTCATTTCCAACACGTTTTAGCGGTAAAATTGGAGAAAGAACAGTGGATATGAATGGTGTGGATCTGTTTGAAGTGGTGGATGAAAAAATTGTACAGGTTTGGTTGTTTTCTGAAGACCAATCTGCTGAAGACGAGTTTTGGGGAAAGTAA
- a CDS encoding AraC family transcriptional regulator: MEILKSFGSKKIGYLDFDTTSPADGFSLPCRKLNDCYIVLYAQAGSSVITDFVEYKTEQDTLFFFSVGQHFQIEDNSKGALIYFNPEFYCIAFHDKELTCDGILFNNVFETPYITLTDNENRSFSRIADEIKEELNKDDYWTEEMTRTKLKELIITASRAWLARSPEQKGLGTIEDAVTRKFSHLVEENYYRYHGVAQYAELLYISPKTLYRKIVDEKGTSPNTIIKNRIILQAKKLLVNTDLTIKEIAAQLGYEDQSYFVRFFRIQTGKSPIEFRKTANEN; this comes from the coding sequence ATGGAAATTTTAAAATCATTTGGAAGCAAGAAAATCGGTTATTTAGATTTTGACACCACTAGTCCGGCGGATGGTTTTTCGCTGCCATGCCGAAAATTAAACGACTGCTACATCGTTCTTTACGCACAAGCGGGAAGTTCCGTAATTACTGATTTTGTTGAGTATAAAACAGAACAGGATACTTTATTTTTTTTTAGTGTGGGACAACATTTCCAAATTGAGGATAATAGTAAAGGGGCACTGATTTATTTCAATCCCGAGTTTTATTGTATTGCCTTCCACGACAAAGAGCTGACTTGTGACGGAATTCTGTTCAACAATGTTTTTGAAACACCGTACATTACATTAACTGATAACGAAAATAGATCGTTCAGCAGGATTGCTGACGAGATAAAGGAGGAATTGAATAAAGATGATTACTGGACAGAAGAAATGACAAGAACAAAATTGAAGGAGTTGATCATCACAGCAAGTAGAGCGTGGCTTGCTAGGTCGCCTGAACAAAAAGGATTGGGAACAATAGAGGATGCGGTAACGCGAAAATTCAGCCATTTGGTTGAAGAAAATTACTATCGATATCATGGTGTTGCACAATATGCGGAACTACTTTATATCAGTCCCAAAACTTTATACAGAAAAATTGTAGATGAAAAAGGAACATCACCTAATACCATTATCAAAAACAGGATTATACTTCAGGCAAAGAAATTGCTTGTCAATACCGACCTCACTATAAAGGAAATTGCTGCCCAGCTCGGATATGAAGACCAATCTTATTTTGTGCGTTTTTTTAGAATACAAACTGGAAAATCTCCAATTGAATTTAGAAAAACAGCAAACGAAAATTAG
- a CDS encoding TetR/AcrR family transcriptional regulator, with amino-acid sequence MTKASTTRNTILQKAFELIYTKGYQTTSIDEIIATTKVTKGAFYYHFKTKDEMGLAIINEILKPTMKNDFIKPLQNAKNPIKEIYDMTKALLLENPFLKLEYGCPAGNLTQEMTPWNIEFGKALAELTLEWQQTIENSIKIAKENGTVRDSVNPQQVAYFIMSGYWGIRNFGKVYNNTDCYHSYLKELKIYLNSLG; translated from the coding sequence ATGACAAAAGCATCCACAACACGTAATACAATTCTTCAAAAAGCATTTGAATTGATTTATACCAAAGGCTATCAAACGACAAGTATTGATGAAATTATTGCTACAACCAAAGTTACAAAAGGTGCATTTTACTATCATTTCAAGACCAAAGATGAAATGGGTTTGGCAATAATTAATGAAATTTTGAAACCGACAATGAAAAATGATTTCATTAAACCATTGCAAAATGCTAAAAATCCAATCAAGGAAATTTACGATATGACGAAAGCATTACTTCTTGAGAATCCGTTTCTAAAGCTAGAGTATGGTTGTCCGGCAGGAAATTTAACACAGGAAATGACTCCCTGGAATATTGAATTTGGAAAAGCTCTGGCTGAACTTACTTTAGAATGGCAACAAACAATAGAAAATAGTATAAAAATCGCCAAAGAAAATGGAACGGTAAGAGATAGTGTAAATCCGCAGCAGGTAGCCTATTTTATTATGTCGGGATATTGGGGAATCAGAAATTTTGGTAAGGTTTATAATAATACTGACTGTTACCATTCGTACCTAAAAGAGCTAAAAATTTATCTAAATAGCTTAGGATAA
- a CDS encoding DUF3817 domain-containing protein encodes MIHLFKTKIGRLRIIGFLEGVSLLVLIFIASPMKHYFDNPGFSKILGPIHGAIFLLFLFNTLSVAVEQNWKFKTTTWKIILACFIPFGTFYIDHKILSKL; translated from the coding sequence ATGATACATTTATTCAAAACGAAAATCGGAAGATTACGCATTATTGGTTTTCTTGAAGGAGTTTCCTTACTGGTACTCATTTTTATTGCATCGCCGATGAAACATTATTTTGACAATCCAGGTTTTTCAAAGATTCTTGGACCAATTCACGGAGCTATATTCTTACTATTCCTCTTCAATACTTTAAGTGTAGCTGTAGAGCAGAATTGGAAATTTAAAACCACGACCTGGAAAATTATTTTGGCTTGTTTTATTCCATTCGGAACGTTTTACATTGACCATAAAATTTTAAGCAAACTATGA
- a CDS encoding rhodanese-like domain-containing protein has product MKTIYIILGAILLIYISYRTYRFAKLDNGLSEKIENGAIILDVRTEYEYKTGHIDGSINIPLGTIRERYIELDTNKTYITTCSHGLRSVKVETLLKEKGYKNVFNGGAWSDLEKIVIEQKGDK; this is encoded by the coding sequence ATGAAAACGATATACATTATTTTGGGTGCAATTCTTTTAATCTATATTTCTTACCGCACCTATCGCTTTGCAAAACTTGACAACGGACTTTCCGAAAAGATAGAAAATGGAGCAATAATTTTAGATGTTCGAACCGAATACGAGTATAAAACAGGTCATATTGATGGTTCGATAAATATCCCACTAGGAACAATTCGGGAAAGATACATTGAACTTGACACCAATAAAACCTACATCACTACTTGTTCTCATGGTTTGAGAAGTGTAAAAGTGGAGACGCTTTTAAAGGAAAAAGGATATAAAAATGTTTTTAATGGTGGAGCTTGGTCTGATCTTGAAAAAATTGTAATCGAACAAAAAGGTGACAAATGA
- a CDS encoding OsmC family peroxiredoxin, which yields METRIKAVWQGSFKEGKGQFNVTDSAINNTTFKPSFAKGNESFTNPEQLLASAHAACYTMTLSYILSENGFSADNQIETTVSLALNNNVITKSILTLQAKIADITEEQFQNFALKAKEICPVGNALNVEISLEATLVS from the coding sequence ATGGAAACAAGAATTAAAGCCGTTTGGCAAGGAAGTTTTAAAGAAGGAAAAGGACAGTTTAATGTGACTGATTCCGCAATAAATAATACAACTTTCAAACCTTCATTTGCTAAAGGCAATGAAAGTTTTACAAATCCGGAACAATTACTGGCTTCCGCTCACGCTGCCTGTTATACAATGACATTGAGTTACATTCTGTCAGAAAACGGATTTTCTGCTGATAATCAAATTGAAACAACCGTTTCATTAGCGCTGAACAACAATGTAATTACAAAATCAATTTTGACTTTACAAGCTAAGATCGCTGATATAACAGAGGAACAGTTCCAAAATTTTGCATTGAAAGCCAAAGAAATATGTCCTGTGGGTAATGCCCTTAATGTTGAAATTAGTTTAGAAGCTACTTTGGTATCATAA
- a CDS encoding DsbA family oxidoreductase — MKIEIWSDVICPFCYIGKRNFETALGQFADKKNIEVIWKSFQLDPAIPEVATESYTDYLVKRKGMAVEQVQGMLSNVTQMATQVGLDYHLDQSIVVNSLKAHQLIQFAKLKNLGSEAEERLFKAFFIEGKNIADTETLVQLGKDFGLDESEIKANLEDEKYKYEIAQDIQEAQNIGVTGVPFFVFDRKHAVSGAQPAEAFLETLSKSFVEWRKSNPEAILEITEGNSCTVDGKCD; from the coding sequence ATGAAAATAGAAATCTGGAGTGATGTAATTTGTCCGTTTTGTTACATCGGAAAAAGAAATTTTGAAACGGCTTTAGGACAATTTGCAGATAAGAAGAACATTGAAGTAATCTGGAAAAGTTTTCAATTGGATCCTGCAATTCCCGAAGTTGCTACGGAAAGCTATACCGATTATTTGGTAAAACGAAAAGGAATGGCTGTAGAGCAAGTCCAGGGAATGTTGTCCAATGTAACACAAATGGCAACGCAGGTAGGACTAGATTATCATTTAGATCAATCAATAGTTGTCAATTCGCTAAAAGCCCATCAATTGATACAGTTTGCAAAGTTGAAAAATCTGGGCAGCGAAGCTGAAGAACGATTATTCAAAGCATTTTTTATTGAAGGAAAAAATATTGCTGATACAGAGACCTTAGTTCAATTGGGTAAAGATTTTGGTTTGGACGAAAGCGAAATCAAAGCCAATTTAGAGGATGAAAAATACAAGTATGAAATAGCTCAGGATATCCAGGAAGCCCAAAATATAGGAGTTACGGGCGTTCCATTTTTTGTTTTCGATAGAAAACATGCAGTTTCTGGAGCTCAACCAGCGGAAGCTTTTTTAGAAACTTTGAGCAAGTCTTTTGTCGAATGGAGAAAGTCTAATCCTGAAGCTATATTAGAAATTACAGAAGGAAATAGTTGTACGGTTGATGGTAAGTGTGATTAA
- a CDS encoding class I SAM-dependent methyltransferase, with the protein MLDMYRMFVVPEGKSGEKGAKMMVDLGDAMAREAIPFLGLGQKDRVIEIGFGPGIGLETLAKTVSQGTIVGIDPSELMHRLASERNKDSIVSGKITLIKGTVENLPFDDDYFNGAIAMDNMHFWNEPLNGLIELKRVLLPGSKLVCSFTPHSGGSKHGWEKLFERAGYVDFTLLESALGIRMVAKIPEISV; encoded by the coding sequence ATGTTAGATATGTACCGAATGTTTGTTGTTCCAGAAGGTAAATCGGGCGAAAAGGGAGCCAAGATGATGGTAGATTTAGGTGATGCGATGGCTCGTGAAGCGATCCCATTTCTTGGTCTTGGGCAAAAAGATCGTGTTATTGAAATAGGATTTGGACCCGGAATAGGTTTAGAAACTTTGGCAAAAACGGTATCGCAAGGTACTATTGTAGGAATTGATCCTTCCGAACTAATGCATCGGCTTGCCAGTGAACGTAACAAAGATTCTATAGTTTCAGGAAAAATCACTCTTATAAAGGGAACCGTAGAAAATCTACCTTTTGATGATGATTATTTTAATGGTGCAATCGCGATGGATAATATGCATTTTTGGAATGAACCGTTGAATGGATTAATCGAGCTCAAACGTGTACTGCTGCCGGGATCAAAGTTGGTCTGTTCCTTCACACCACATTCTGGAGGAAGCAAACATGGCTGGGAAAAACTGTTCGAAAGAGCCGGATATGTGGACTTTACACTTTTGGAATCCGCATTAGGAATTCGCATGGTAGCGAAAATACCGGAGATATCTGTTTAA
- a CDS encoding DUF6132 family protein gives MKKYGKKHLSTIIGMAIGAVAGYFYWKFVGCNTGSCAITSTPINSTFYGSIMGGLLLSIFKKDKKHYDVSRNN, from the coding sequence ATGAAGAAATACGGTAAGAAACATTTGTCCACCATAATAGGTATGGCTATTGGTGCAGTCGCAGGCTATTTCTATTGGAAATTTGTCGGATGCAATACCGGCAGTTGTGCCATTACTTCCACTCCAATAAACAGTACTTTCTACGGTTCGATTATGGGCGGGCTTCTATTATCAATATTTAAAAAAGACAAAAAGCACTATGACGTTTCAAGAAATAATTAA